Part of the Plasmodium knowlesi strain H genome assembly, chromosome: 11 genome is shown below.
GATGCTTTTCAGCAGAGATGCTTTTCACCAGAGATGCTTTTCACCAGAGCTTATTCATGCACTGGTGTATGCGCTTCTCTGCTATGTATGGCACGAGAGccatttcaaaattttttaaagcaaaTTACGCCACTTATGCCAACGGTAGCCATGTGTAGAGTACGAACTTTCACATGCCATTCGATGTGCGCTTTTGCACTGGGTATGCTCAACATGTGGCCGCTCATCCTGTAGAGCGTGCGTTTTCTTTGCAGACCGCGAGGATGTGGTGAACCCTTTTGCTCCTCCCGTTTTTGCACATCTATCAATTCTGTCGCCGCGGTGCGTTgtcgttcttttcttccacctAGGTATGCTCCTCTCCGTGAACAACACTCCAATTTGCTTCGTTCGTGTGTTTGCCCGAGTTAATTCCTCAGGAAAAGGCAAGGGAAAGGATCTCTTCGCCTCACCAAgcaactttaaaaaaaaaaaaataaaataaaataaattcaagGCAATGACGTTACACGGGATGAGGTGTCACTTGGGAAGGTGGATAACATGCCCACTTCCGCGGTGCATTTGCATCTACGCCTGTAGgaagtgtatatatattttatgcactgcatttgtaaaaagggaatttGTCGGTCGGTTGATGCCTCTATTTGTGCACAGTTACTAAAGTTAGGAGGAACAGAATGGAAagagtggagaaaaaaaatatgaggaAGTACGCGGAAGAAGCTAAACTGATAAAAGAACATGAAGGAAGTAATCCCCAAATGACTATACATTGGTAAGTAGTAGAAATGAATCCTTAAATGATGAGCACCTACCAttggtggaagaaaaattatatgaTGACAGTTTGCCCGAGTGGTTAAGGGGTTGGACTTGAAATCCAATGAGCTATGCTTGCGCAGGTTCGAATCCTGCAGctgtcgaaaaaaaagaattttttatcgtttttaaaataatctGAAAAATtagagtaatttttttttttaaaaaaggaagaatatacagatgttccttttcttttttttataatttttcctccttgaaaaagtaaaattttcttccatcAGCATCATTcgtttaattaaaaaaaatttcttcccaGTTTTAAAGAAACTCTCCCTTATCGTCCCCTTACAGCCATGCAACAGATTCGCGCAGTTACCATTCCGCTCGAAATAACAGCCCATGTGAACATTTTGACGCTCTTTACCGATTTGTTGAGGAGTACGTACCCTTTTTTGAAACCACCACGAGATGACGATTTGCTCCATTCGGCACATTCGCCTtgggcaaaaataaaaatgtctACTTTATGTGCGTGAGAGAAGGAGGAACACATAAATGGGCTAAGTTGGACGttcaaaaaaacaaattatggTGGttaagaaaaggagaaaaagataaaaaaaaaaaatggctttGCTAGTCAGGGGATGGAGGGGACTAAACTTCTGGGaagatttgcaaaaaaaaaaaaaaaaaaaaaaaaaaaaaatggctaggAGGAAGTACCCCGGAGGATAGGATCTAAACTTATGCCCATTTTATCTGATCATGGTTATAATTGGGATTTTCCCTTCCTGACCTGGTGTTTTAAAAGAACGAAGCAAGACCTGCTTCTCCCTTGTGTACTCCTCATCTGTGCCTATTTTTTCGCTACCTCTGAAAAATGGCGGTGTTAAGGGACTTGCGAACGGAGGCCCGCTGCAAACAGGCAATTGGCGCAGTGGTGATGCACCCTATTATGTCTTTGTAGGAAATTTtgtggaaattaaaaaagagtCGTATAAAATTGAGGGGTTCTAAGATATCGAACTCTGTGAACGCCCCAGAGGAAGCGATGATTCTGCTAAAGGGGACAACAGAGAAGAGGCTACAAATATTTAAAGCTAAGTGATAATAATGCGAATCCTCAGTTGCAGTGGTGAGAGAAGATATTTCGAAGAAAATCCCTCTATCTAGTGCACTCTGTACATCAGATTTTTTCAATTGTGCAAAGGAGGTATTcatgtttaaaaatattatatcacAGTCAAATTTCATGGCGACacaatttatttcttctacaGAGCCAACTTCGATGGCAATGATATCGAAATTGTTGTCTTTCAAAAATTGGTTGTAGTTTTCCATGTTCAATGCATCttcatattttatattaagTCTCTTCAGTATGTACGTGTTTGTATTATTTGTGAGGATGAGACTTTGATGGGTACTTGTCATACTGTTGGTGCCAATTAACTCGTCCTTTAATCTTGCCAAGTCTTCTTCGGTCGGCACTTGGCTATGCCCATGCATTATAAAATCatcacatatatttttaatgctTAATGTATTGGGTCGGTTTACTAAAATGTAGTTTCCTTCAAGGTTCCCACTTATCTGGATCAGTTGTTCACGTAGTTCTTCTTTCTCATCCACTCGGTCAACAAAATAATTCCCTGATGAGCTCTGtccattatttttctccagaACCTTTTCATTACACACAAAGCAATTTACTACATTAAAAGATTCAGATAAAATAGGCTTATTGTGTTCCTCATATTGTACACTGATTGCTACGATGCTGAACCCTACATTGAGCGCCTTGGCTATGAGCGCTTTGGCCTTCCCTACTGATGAGAATTTCAAGTTCAGGTCCACATACATTGTGTAAACCAGGTTGTGTGTCCAACGAGGAGGGAATCGTCTCTCACAGGGGACGAGTCTCTTTTCTACTTTGTCAACTCCACCTGCACACAGCTATACTTCTGATAAACCTTTTTCCATAAGTGGAGGCTTTCTTACgtggaaaaagaatgtacatGGCAACACACAATGTAGATCCAATGGAACATTATGTAAAGTGCCTCGCTCTACACTATGTAACCTCCATCAcgtagaagaaaatttaatcGAGCTGAATTCTTGGacactccttttttccacacTAAATGGGATACATCCCAACCATGTatcttcacaaaaaaaaaaaaaaaaaaaaaaaaaaaaaggataagtaTAGAATATCAGTAGGATCTTCACACACGGAAAaactatatatgtaaaaattcCTACTCGTTTTTTATGTCCCCTTCTTTAACGTTAACCGTCACCGATGGAGGGGAGGGGGCTACCAAATGGTGATCTATTTATAGCACCAGTTCGTTgtcaaaagggggaagaggggaaaaaaataataataaataaaatgaacggCTGCTTGCTCATTACGCCCTGTTATACCCCAAATGAcatcacatttttgtaattttttttttttttctttttttttatttatattatatatattatattatattcttttttttcaaatttgtagCGTTTGAAAAGGGCCGCCCGGGCTCAGGTAAACATTTCACAGCCAAAAGAAGCGGCGTCAGCCCAGTGAGGATGCATGCGTGCATGCATATGCGCGTGTAAGGCCTAGC
Proteins encoded:
- a CDS encoding ribonuclease P/MRP protein subunit RPP1, putative — its product is MYVDLNLKFSSVGKAKALIAKALNVGFSIVAISVQYEEHNKPILSESFNVVNCFVCNEKVLEKNNGQSSSGNYFVDRVDEKEELREQLIQISGNLEGNYILVNRPNTLSIKNICDDFIMHGHSQVPTEEDLARLKDELIGTNSMTSTHQSLILTNNTNTYILKRLNIKYEDALNMENYNQFLKDNNFDIIAIEVGSVEEINCVAMKFDCDIIFLNMNTSFAQLKKSDVQSALDRGIFFEISSLTTATEDSHYYHLALNICSLFSVVPFSRIIASSGAFTEFDILEPLNFIRLFFNFHKISYKDIIGCITTAPIACLQRASVRKSLNTAIFQR